In a genomic window of Natranaerobius trueperi:
- a CDS encoding aspartate ammonia-lyase gives MCESMNKSTRIEVDSLGSKEIPNDAYYGIQSKRGKENFPLSGYPVHLELIKAMGKVKYASAEANVKTGKMTEKLGNTIKQACQELIDGKFNDDVIVEAIQGGAGTSINMNVNEIIANRAIELLGEEKGDYSVVSPNTHVNMAQSTNDVVPTSFKVAVLSMRQKLIEKLEELQKTLKEKEQEFDNVVKPGRTHLQDAVPIRLGQEFGAYARFVERDIKRISNAIESLKTVNLGATAVGTGLNADPKYIESAIEELRNITGFDLECGEHLVDATQNTDSYVNVSGALKVTAINLSKMANDLRMMASGPRCGLNEINLPSVQPGSSIMPGKVNPVIPEVINQICFQVAGNDHTISMASEAGQLELNVMGPVLFRNLFESIEILTNGVDILANKCIAEIEANVEYSQKQVENSIGIITALNPHLGYETSSDIAKEVLDTGRSVREVVRERDILDEEEVDRILQPKEMTEPGIAGEKEEAVRKQSI, from the coding sequence ATGTGTGAAAGTATGAATAAATCTACAAGGATTGAAGTAGATTCTTTAGGATCAAAAGAAATACCCAATGATGCCTATTATGGTATTCAGTCAAAGCGTGGGAAAGAAAACTTTCCTTTATCTGGGTATCCAGTACATTTAGAACTCATTAAAGCAATGGGAAAAGTAAAATATGCTTCAGCAGAAGCTAATGTTAAGACAGGTAAAATGACTGAAAAATTAGGTAATACCATAAAACAGGCTTGTCAAGAATTGATCGATGGTAAATTTAATGATGATGTGATTGTAGAAGCTATTCAAGGTGGAGCAGGAACTTCTATCAATATGAATGTTAATGAGATAATAGCAAACAGAGCAATTGAACTTTTAGGTGAAGAAAAAGGAGATTACAGTGTGGTTTCTCCGAACACACATGTTAACATGGCACAATCTACTAATGATGTAGTGCCTACTTCATTTAAAGTAGCTGTTCTTTCAATGAGACAAAAGTTAATTGAAAAGCTAGAAGAATTACAAAAAACATTAAAAGAAAAAGAACAAGAATTTGATAATGTAGTGAAACCTGGAAGAACTCATCTCCAAGATGCAGTACCAATAAGATTAGGTCAAGAATTTGGAGCGTATGCTAGATTTGTGGAACGAGATATTAAAAGAATTTCAAACGCTATAGAAAGCTTAAAAACGGTAAATTTAGGTGCTACAGCTGTTGGTACAGGCTTAAACGCTGATCCTAAATACATTGAAAGTGCTATTGAAGAGCTTAGAAATATTACAGGATTTGACTTGGAGTGTGGTGAGCATTTAGTTGATGCAACTCAAAACACAGATAGCTATGTAAATGTTTCTGGAGCTCTAAAAGTAACTGCAATTAACCTTTCAAAAATGGCAAATGACTTGAGGATGATGGCATCAGGACCTAGATGTGGATTGAACGAGATCAATCTTCCTTCTGTTCAGCCAGGATCGTCAATTATGCCTGGTAAAGTAAATCCAGTGATACCAGAAGTTATTAATCAAATTTGCTTTCAGGTAGCTGGTAATGACCATACAATCTCTATGGCTTCAGAGGCTGGTCAGTTAGAATTAAACGTGATGGGACCTGTACTATTTAGAAACTTATTTGAATCAATCGAAATTTTAACTAATGGTGTAGATATTTTAGCAAATAAATGTATAGCTGAAATTGAGGCTAATGTTGAGTATAGTCAAAAACAAGTTGAAAATAGTATTGGAATTATCACAGCTTTAAATCCTCACTTAGGCTATGAAACATCTTCAGATATTGCAAAAGAGGTATTAGATACTGGCCGCAGTGTTCGTGAAGTTGTGAGAGAAAGAGATATTCTAGATGAAGAAGAAGTTGATAGAATTTTACAACCTAAAGAGATGACTGAACCTGGAATCGCTGGTGAAAAGGAAGAAGCTGTACGCAAACAATCAATTTAG
- a CDS encoding InlB B-repeat-containing protein: protein MAKLLYLSCIFLIFFVGCGLDNEVNIEKSDVDAGEIKGEGRFQEGEKVTVTAKPYDGYEFKYWKKDDTKISEEKDYEFKVKEDVNLTAKFEDNSQVIKGSFEIFSEAYLTGYFQKARKYVTSEVDFVSSRDDLLDKINPNKIIASDDIKSEIINLYIENIDYNIEIITLEDQKAKLELDIKYPTIDELEQKYKDNLKPKKIVEDNCSKWKEKITETLKKTSRKSYVTEVEMVFEDDLWKITKNPLPEKIYPKNLEKTISLTSDFINQKEYLDKQIKLIEDSLKEANLDKFLPLSDNLKLFKQKQNMLIRDLDFVKKESVRSPSINEINIIKLDGQLIELENAIRIDEKSPLFNKTKNDIKVSVNGEIITTIKQIMDAWNNYFHNDIEKERREGLLNYYQDSIKKDGELSKLAIQDNILAFDLLWGGCVNKSGALGYIDLETNEINISNYFNGFLGTKENRISNWSPCGNYHIYIVNCPGKGDSKLKVTDLNDYSNIEITHPEELFGEFKDFEWSKEGDKLEFKVIDNNNESFLWELDIEDKQLNPLNID from the coding sequence ATGGCGAAATTATTATATTTATCTTGTATTTTCTTAATATTCTTTGTTGGTTGTGGATTAGACAATGAAGTTAATATAGAAAAAAGTGATGTTGATGCTGGAGAAATCAAAGGTGAGGGAAGATTTCAAGAGGGTGAAAAAGTAACAGTTACAGCTAAACCTTATGATGGATATGAATTTAAATATTGGAAGAAAGACGATACCAAAATAAGTGAAGAAAAAGACTATGAATTTAAAGTTAAAGAAGATGTAAACTTAACTGCTAAATTTGAAGATAATTCACAGGTGATTAAAGGTTCCTTTGAAATATTTAGTGAAGCATATCTAACGGGATATTTTCAAAAAGCTAGAAAATATGTAACAAGTGAAGTTGACTTCGTCTCAAGTAGGGATGATTTATTAGATAAAATAAATCCAAATAAAATAATAGCGTCAGATGATATAAAGTCTGAAATTATTAATTTATACATTGAAAACATTGATTATAATATAGAAATAATTACATTAGAAGACCAGAAAGCAAAATTAGAACTAGATATCAAATATCCAACTATAGATGAACTAGAACAAAAATATAAGGATAACTTAAAACCAAAGAAGATAGTTGAGGATAACTGTTCTAAATGGAAAGAAAAAATTACTGAAACACTTAAAAAGACTTCTAGAAAGTCTTATGTTACGGAAGTCGAAATGGTTTTTGAAGATGATCTATGGAAAATAACTAAAAATCCTTTACCTGAAAAGATATATCCTAAAAATTTAGAGAAAACAATATCATTGACTAGCGATTTTATTAATCAAAAAGAGTACTTAGATAAACAGATTAAGTTAATAGAAGATTCTTTAAAAGAAGCAAACTTAGATAAGTTTCTTCCTTTATCAGATAATCTAAAACTATTTAAACAAAAGCAAAATATGTTGATAAGAGATCTGGATTTTGTAAAAAAAGAAAGTGTGCGTTCACCTAGTATTAATGAAATTAACATTATTAAATTAGATGGACAATTAATAGAATTAGAAAATGCTATACGTATAGATGAAAAAAGTCCACTTTTTAATAAGACAAAGAATGATATAAAGGTATCGGTAAATGGAGAAATAATTACAACAATAAAACAAATAATGGATGCGTGGAATAACTATTTTCATAACGATATCGAAAAAGAAAGAAGAGAGGGATTACTAAACTATTATCAAGATAGTATTAAGAAAGATGGTGAATTAAGTAAATTAGCGATTCAAGATAATATATTAGCATTTGATCTTCTTTGGGGTGGTTGTGTAAATAAAAGTGGAGCTCTGGGTTATATCGATTTAGAAACTAATGAAATTAATATAAGTAATTATTTTAATGGTTTTTTAGGAACGAAAGAGAATAGAATAAGTAATTGGTCACCTTGTGGTAATTACCATATCTATATAGTTAATTGTCCCGGAAAAGGTGATAGTAAACTTAAAGTAACAGATTTAAACGATTATTCCAATATAGAAATCACTCACCCAGAAGAGCTATTTGGTGAATTTAAAGACTTTGAATGGTCAAAAGAGGGTGACAAATTAGAATTTAAAGTAATAGATAATAACAACGAAAGCTTCTTATGGGAATTAGATATCGAAGATAAACAGTTAAACCCATTAAACATTGATTAG
- a CDS encoding cation diffusion facilitator family transporter, protein MGYDIKLERRFIKVSIYVTIAFAILSFLLGIMLRSQVILFDGLYSLICIGLSSLSIITSKFMSESDINRFPFGKFIVEPLVVIIEYSVIILLVIGSLVTAILALFQGGRDMVVGAGLVYTFIGTLGCYFMYRYMSIKGYKLNSGFITVEANQWYMDTLVSTGVLIGFLIAALFQQIPLLYSFVPYVDPIMVILVSIYFLKVPLQKIKNAIREVLAMPPENELQDNIKSVIRSIETDYQINESYLRLSKIGRTLRIEINFVVTEDSEVKTISDQDKIREELSNKLGQIDYRLCLTVMFTSNSKWAG, encoded by the coding sequence ATGGGTTACGATATTAAATTAGAACGAAGATTTATTAAGGTTTCAATTTATGTCACAATTGCCTTTGCAATATTGTCTTTTTTATTAGGTATTATGCTTCGGTCTCAAGTAATACTTTTTGATGGTTTATATTCTTTAATATGTATAGGACTTTCATCATTATCGATTATAACTTCTAAGTTTATGAGTGAAAGTGATATTAATAGATTTCCCTTTGGCAAATTTATAGTAGAACCTCTTGTAGTAATAATAGAGTATTCAGTTATCATTCTTTTAGTTATTGGATCGTTGGTTACAGCTATACTTGCTTTATTTCAAGGTGGAAGAGACATGGTTGTAGGAGCTGGTCTTGTCTATACTTTTATAGGAACTTTAGGTTGTTATTTTATGTATCGTTATATGTCTATCAAAGGTTATAAGTTAAATTCAGGTTTTATAACTGTTGAAGCAAATCAATGGTATATGGATACTTTAGTTAGTACTGGTGTTTTAATTGGATTTTTAATAGCAGCTTTATTTCAACAAATACCATTGTTGTATTCCTTTGTTCCCTATGTAGATCCAATAATGGTTATTTTAGTTTCTATCTATTTTTTAAAGGTGCCGCTACAAAAAATTAAGAATGCTATTAGAGAGGTACTTGCTATGCCGCCAGAAAATGAGCTGCAAGATAATATCAAATCTGTTATTCGGTCAATTGAAACTGATTATCAAATAAATGAATCTTATTTAAGATTATCTAAGATTGGTAGAACATTAAGAATAGAAATAAACTTTGTGGTAACTGAAGATTCAGAAGTAAAAACTATATCTGACCAAGATAAAATACGTGAAGAATTATCAAATAAATTAGGTCAAATTGATTATAGGTTATGTTTAACAGTAATGTTTACAAGTAATAGTAAATGGGCTGGTTAA
- a CDS encoding TetR family transcriptional regulator — MNQQNKYNKIINAAIQVITEQGFEDTSVSQIVRRAGVAQGTFYLYFQSKKELVPAIAQMILSDQLDRIQNRYGNTRSLDELLDVLIDVTYEITAEYKELIMFCYSGLAYYYSFERWEEIYRPYYLWLENRLQELHKGSNVKFNNSLKYLANFTINLIEHGAESFYLSGVDNGEVCIKSELKYFLKNAISTS; from the coding sequence ATGAATCAACAAAATAAGTATAATAAAATTATTAATGCAGCTATACAAGTTATTACTGAACAAGGTTTTGAAGATACATCAGTGTCACAAATTGTTCGTAGAGCTGGTGTAGCACAGGGTACTTTTTATCTATATTTTCAATCAAAAAAAGAATTGGTACCAGCTATTGCTCAGATGATTTTAAGTGACCAACTAGATAGAATACAAAATCGTTATGGTAATACTAGATCTCTTGATGAATTATTAGATGTTTTAATTGATGTAACATATGAAATAACAGCAGAATACAAAGAACTTATAATGTTTTGTTATTCTGGATTAGCTTATTATTATTCCTTTGAAAGATGGGAAGAAATTTATAGACCATATTACCTATGGCTAGAAAATAGGCTACAAGAACTTCATAAAGGTTCTAATGTGAAATTTAACAATTCTTTGAAATATCTAGCAAACTTTACAATTAACCTAATAGAACACGGTGCTGAATCTTTTTATTTATCTGGTGTTGATAATGGTGAAGTTTGTATTAAATCTGAATTAAAATATTTTTTAAAAAATGCAATATCAACTAGTTGA
- a CDS encoding YheC/YheD family protein: MSILDSFLKFANTSVSPQIGVLITRMDSNHLNKFYNEKIFFLLKANQKSKVDIFFFMLLDIDFENHQVKGYYLDEQSNQFKTNIFAFPDVIYKLGGVLRKEKTWFEKLTQYIEKNNIKTINSYSNFDKWEVHEVLKEYNNLSSYLITTLLYNSQDDLRYMVNRHNSIYIKPTGGRLGKKIMRIDKVDACYRCITMRDEKPKSLFFNNFDELELYIRNYFRNFTSIIQEAIDLLSINEQLVDMRVEVQRNGNNQIEILAIPVRLGQDKAPVTQHATSYKFRDFFSSFLNLSNNEIDQLYKSIEKLTTIVYKTIESYYGQCGEMGIDIGIDNEFNLKLIECNSQPTKVSLINAYEREVVERSFENILNYGKYLSKI, translated from the coding sequence TTGAGTATTTTAGATAGTTTTCTCAAATTCGCCAATACAAGTGTCTCACCACAAATTGGTGTTCTTATTACTAGAATGGACTCTAATCATTTAAATAAATTTTATAATGAAAAAATATTTTTTTTATTAAAAGCCAATCAAAAATCAAAAGTAGACATTTTTTTCTTTATGTTACTTGATATAGACTTTGAAAATCATCAGGTTAAAGGATATTATCTAGATGAACAAAGTAATCAATTCAAAACAAATATATTTGCTTTTCCTGATGTAATTTACAAACTAGGGGGAGTTTTACGAAAAGAAAAAACATGGTTTGAAAAGCTCACACAATATATAGAAAAAAATAACATAAAAACAATTAATTCTTATTCAAATTTTGATAAATGGGAAGTACATGAAGTTTTAAAAGAATATAATAACCTTTCTTCTTATCTTATCACTACTTTACTATATAACTCACAAGATGATTTAAGATATATGGTTAATAGACACAATTCAATTTATATTAAACCTACGGGGGGAAGACTTGGAAAAAAAATAATGCGAATAGATAAAGTAGACGCTTGTTATAGATGTATTACTATGCGTGATGAAAAACCTAAGTCCCTTTTTTTTAATAATTTCGATGAATTAGAACTATATATAAGAAATTACTTTAGAAACTTCACCTCTATCATACAAGAAGCTATTGATCTATTATCTATAAATGAACAATTAGTTGATATGAGAGTGGAAGTTCAAAGAAATGGAAATAACCAAATAGAAATTTTAGCTATTCCCGTTCGTTTAGGCCAAGATAAAGCTCCGGTTACTCAACATGCCACAAGTTATAAGTTTAGAGATTTTTTTAGTTCTTTCTTAAACCTTTCTAATAATGAGATAGATCAACTATATAAATCAATTGAAAAACTAACAACTATTGTTTATAAAACTATCGAATCTTATTATGGACAGTGCGGGGAGATGGGTATCGATATTGGTATAGATAACGAATTCAATTTAAAACTTATAGAATGTAATTCTCAACCTACTAAGGTTTCTCTTATTAATGCCTATGAACGAGAAGTAGTTGAAAGATCGTTTGAAAACATATTAAACTATGGTAAATATTTAAGTAAGATCTAA
- a CDS encoding dimethylsulfonioproprionate lyase family protein, with protein MEDKLTKIINRYWVLFSHVPTSEEKMHHHIWKTLHKTEEALTTFSLLLRSKQTKPVCNYLENIFNNYQDDEPLLDYLKDLSHLLTWEFGYDELPDNLKERYAFAELLGPRGMVISDELILGLVLLAPNTYYPRHRHPNITETYICLYGSCSIDLQNQRNVLQKNDYLFVPKGNLHAIFSDKDNPCLLAYAWTSDAKTLKTNQMKLESY; from the coding sequence ATGGAAGATAAGTTAACTAAAATTATAAATAGATACTGGGTTTTGTTTAGTCATGTGCCTACTTCAGAAGAAAAAATGCATCACCATATATGGAAAACGTTACATAAAACTGAAGAAGCCTTAACTACGTTTAGTTTATTGTTACGTTCAAAACAAACTAAACCTGTATGTAATTATCTCGAAAATATTTTTAATAATTATCAAGATGATGAACCTTTATTAGACTATTTAAAAGATTTGAGTCATTTACTTACCTGGGAATTTGGATATGACGAGTTACCAGATAATCTTAAGGAAAGGTATGCATTTGCAGAATTGTTGGGACCAAGGGGAATGGTTATTTCGGATGAGCTAATATTAGGACTTGTACTTTTGGCTCCTAATACTTATTATCCGAGACATAGACACCCCAATATTACAGAAACATACATTTGTCTATATGGTAGTTGTTCAATTGATTTACAAAACCAACGGAATGTTTTACAAAAAAATGATTATTTATTTGTTCCCAAAGGTAATTTACATGCTATTTTTTCAGATAAAGATAACCCTTGTCTATTAGCATATGCATGGACTTCTGATGCAAAAACCTTAAAAACTAATCAAATGAAACTAGAATCATATTAA
- a CDS encoding MFS transporter: MQTTKEKVPTYLISLILIMGAFGVMGGGLVAPALPSIGRAFDIPESQQGFILSVYTLSAAISLPFLGYLIDIIGRRKIGLASLIIDGVAGISIIFAPSFSAVLILRFIQGIGIAGLIPIAMTIIGDLFTGDRRLQLMGYLTGIISLGAAVIPTLGGSLATIDWRLVFLVYSLPLILAIFFYFGLPETAPPGSIEKAKKISPLQYVISLFTVLKNRGIRNVMFHSLTTYFFLYSLVTFLPIYIVTVHGFTEIFSGLALSLQGASSALVASKANILSSLIKWRYRTAIGFIFKGLAFILLPFWPTGSFLISISLIFYGIGYGIVSPTIYNRATTLPPKELSGSVIAIFNTMKFIGMTLSPFILGIVLNFTDVQIVFSLVALIAILWGVFVFVARDN; this comes from the coding sequence ATGCAAACAACAAAAGAAAAAGTACCTACATATCTGATTTCATTAATTCTTATCATGGGAGCTTTCGGTGTTATGGGAGGTGGATTAGTAGCTCCGGCATTACCGTCTATCGGCAGAGCTTTTGACATACCTGAATCTCAACAAGGTTTTATTTTAAGTGTCTATACCTTATCTGCAGCTATTAGCTTACCTTTTTTAGGTTACTTGATTGATATTATAGGGCGTAGAAAAATTGGACTAGCCTCTCTTATAATAGATGGAGTGGCAGGGATAAGTATAATTTTTGCGCCTTCTTTTAGTGCAGTCTTAATTCTTCGCTTTATACAAGGGATAGGAATTGCTGGTTTAATCCCGATAGCAATGACAATAATAGGAGATTTGTTTACTGGTGATAGAAGGTTACAATTAATGGGCTACTTAACAGGAATAATCTCTTTAGGAGCTGCTGTAATACCAACCTTAGGTGGTAGTCTAGCTACTATAGATTGGAGGTTGGTGTTTTTAGTATATAGTCTTCCACTAATTTTAGCTATATTCTTCTACTTTGGTTTACCTGAAACAGCACCTCCAGGTTCAATTGAAAAAGCTAAAAAAATATCACCATTACAATACGTAATTTCATTATTTACAGTACTAAAAAATCGTGGTATTCGAAATGTAATGTTTCATTCTCTAACAACTTACTTTTTTTTATATTCATTGGTAACCTTTTTACCTATATATATTGTTACTGTACATGGTTTCACTGAAATTTTTAGTGGTTTAGCATTATCTTTACAAGGAGCATCATCAGCACTAGTAGCTTCAAAGGCCAATATCCTATCTAGTTTAATAAAATGGCGTTATAGAACTGCTATTGGTTTTATTTTCAAAGGATTAGCTTTCATATTACTACCCTTTTGGCCAACTGGAAGTTTTTTAATAAGTATAAGTTTAATTTTTTATGGTATAGGGTATGGTATCGTGTCACCTACTATTTATAATAGAGCAACAACTCTCCCGCCTAAAGAACTTTCAGGGTCAGTAATTGCGATATTTAATACAATGAAATTTATAGGTATGACATTATCTCCTTTTATACTTGGAATAGTACTTAATTTTACTGATGTACAAATTGTGTTTTCACTAGTAGCATTAATTGCTATCCTTTGGGGTGTATTTGTTTTTGTAGCTAGAGATAATTAG
- a CDS encoding exodeoxyribonuclease III — protein sequence MKLISWNVNGLRACLKKGFLEFFNDIDADIFCVQETKLQEGQIELNLENHYQYWNYAVKKGYSGTAIFTKKKPLDVKYGLGIERHDQEGRLITLEFEDFFLINVYTPNSQRKLARLEYRLDWEDCFRKYLNELKANKPVILCGDLNVAHNEIDLKNPKNNKRNAGFSDEERAKLTELLHCGFIDTFRYFYPDKTEAYTWWSYMRKARERNAGWRIDYFITSKGTNSWLKNGEIYSNILGSDHCPVGLTLL from the coding sequence ATGAAACTTATCTCATGGAATGTAAATGGACTAAGAGCTTGTTTAAAGAAAGGTTTTTTAGAATTTTTTAATGACATTGATGCTGATATCTTTTGTGTTCAAGAAACAAAACTTCAAGAAGGACAGATCGAACTAAATTTAGAAAACCATTATCAGTATTGGAACTATGCAGTTAAAAAAGGTTATTCAGGAACAGCTATTTTTACAAAGAAAAAGCCATTAGATGTTAAATATGGTTTAGGAATTGAAAGACATGACCAAGAAGGTCGACTGATAACATTAGAATTTGAAGATTTTTTCTTAATAAATGTATATACACCTAATTCCCAAAGAAAGTTAGCTAGACTTGAATATAGGTTAGACTGGGAAGATTGCTTTAGAAAATATTTAAATGAACTAAAGGCTAATAAACCTGTTATTTTATGTGGTGATCTAAATGTAGCTCATAATGAAATTGACTTAAAAAACCCTAAAAATAATAAAAGAAATGCTGGGTTTTCTGATGAAGAAAGGGCCAAACTTACAGAGTTATTACATTGCGGTTTTATTGATACATTTAGATATTTCTACCCTGATAAAACAGAAGCTTATACCTGGTGGTCTTATATGCGAAAAGCTAGAGAAAGGAATGCAGGGTGGAGAATAGATTATTTTATAACTTCTAAAGGAACTAATAGTTGGTTAAAAAATGGGGAAATCTATTCAAATATTTTGGGTAGTGACCATTGTCCTGTAGGACTAACTCTTCTTTAA
- a CDS encoding ATP-binding protein, producing MKKYQVPEKKLRATCTKNVIEQLYVDNNKQGKIVGQDRALKALEFGLGITSNGFNIYVAGVSGTGKETAVKEYVEEVAKKLPPANDLLYVNNFKNPNTPKTLMVSPGKGIKFATDVKNLIDTIREEIPKAFESDNYITQKENITQKNKDKKQELFEQFNEEAQKQGFVVEQSPSGYVLVPTHEDGSPMKEKEFLNLSKEDKKVIQKNQQLLDRELKNLRKKLRNLEKEAIDKITQLEEQIILFAVDYLFQDLIKEYKDHENVIAYLEQMKKDIIKNFENFRSDEENSKKQFQTNLYPWSQDPNFKKYEVNVIVDNSKLEGAPVVIEMNPSYQKIFGRIEKENQYGTLYTDFTMIKGGSLHQANGGYFVVSIEDLLKDPLTWDSLKRVIKNQELEIEEAAERFNLISTKTLRPEAVPINIKIILIGPPHLYYLLYQIDSDFHELFKVKAEFASTMKRNSQNIRKYITFASNFCSKEKLLPLTFSALSKVIEYGSRLAEDQTKLSTRFSEIADIIREACYYGYQDNTSQILDKHINQAIQAKVYRSNMIQEQIQELIERDILFINTKGRKIGQINALSVSKIGGFSFGRPTRITCSVGLGHKGIIDIERESKLGGRIHSKGVMILSGYLTSHYANKTPISLSARLVFEQSYQEIEGDSASGAELCALLSAISNSPIRQDIAITGAIDQNGTIQAVGGINEKIESFYEVCKMKGLSNNQGVIIPKRNIPNLMLNEEVVEAIKYGKFNIYAIDDINEAMEILTGVYSGTKKEDGSFEKGSINEKVYNSLISFAKKSGVFKDGL from the coding sequence ATGAAAAAGTATCAAGTGCCCGAAAAAAAACTTAGGGCTACTTGTACAAAAAATGTTATTGAACAACTTTATGTTGATAATAACAAACAAGGTAAAATAGTAGGTCAAGATAGAGCACTTAAAGCACTTGAATTTGGCTTAGGTATTACAAGTAATGGGTTTAATATTTATGTAGCTGGTGTTTCAGGTACAGGTAAAGAAACTGCTGTTAAAGAGTATGTTGAAGAAGTTGCTAAAAAGCTTCCCCCAGCAAATGATCTCTTATATGTAAATAATTTCAAAAATCCTAATACACCTAAAACTCTAATGGTTTCACCTGGTAAAGGTATTAAGTTCGCAACTGATGTCAAAAACCTAATCGATACGATAAGAGAAGAAATTCCAAAAGCTTTTGAAAGTGATAACTATATAACTCAAAAAGAAAATATCACACAAAAAAATAAAGATAAAAAACAAGAACTGTTTGAACAATTTAATGAAGAAGCTCAAAAACAAGGGTTTGTTGTGGAACAATCACCTTCTGGGTATGTGTTAGTTCCTACACATGAAGATGGTTCACCTATGAAGGAAAAAGAATTTTTAAACCTCTCTAAAGAGGATAAGAAAGTTATTCAAAAAAATCAACAATTGCTTGATAGAGAATTAAAAAACTTAAGAAAAAAACTAAGAAATTTAGAAAAAGAAGCTATAGATAAAATAACTCAGTTAGAAGAACAAATAATCCTATTTGCGGTAGATTACTTGTTTCAAGATTTAATTAAAGAGTATAAAGACCATGAAAATGTTATAGCCTATTTAGAACAGATGAAAAAAGATATAATTAAAAATTTTGAAAATTTCAGAAGTGATGAAGAGAATAGCAAAAAACAATTTCAAACTAACCTCTACCCTTGGTCCCAAGACCCTAATTTTAAAAAATATGAGGTTAATGTAATTGTAGATAACTCAAAACTAGAAGGTGCCCCTGTAGTGATTGAAATGAACCCTTCATACCAAAAAATTTTTGGTAGAATAGAAAAAGAAAATCAATATGGTACATTATATACAGATTTCACTATGATTAAAGGTGGTTCATTACACCAAGCAAATGGTGGTTATTTTGTCGTATCTATAGAGGACCTTCTTAAAGATCCACTGACTTGGGATAGTTTAAAACGAGTAATTAAAAACCAAGAGTTAGAAATTGAAGAAGCTGCTGAACGTTTTAATTTAATTTCTACAAAAACCCTTAGACCAGAAGCAGTCCCTATAAATATAAAAATAATTTTGATAGGACCACCACATTTATATTATCTTCTCTATCAAATAGATAGTGATTTTCACGAGTTATTTAAAGTAAAAGCAGAATTTGCTTCAACAATGAAAAGAAACTCTCAAAATATCAGAAAATATATTACTTTTGCAAGTAACTTTTGCTCTAAAGAAAAACTCCTACCTCTTACTTTTAGTGCCTTAAGTAAAGTGATTGAATATGGTTCAAGACTTGCTGAAGATCAAACCAAATTATCTACACGGTTTTCAGAGATAGCCGATATTATCAGGGAAGCATGTTATTATGGTTATCAGGATAATACTAGCCAAATATTAGATAAACACATCAACCAGGCCATACAAGCAAAAGTATATCGTTCAAACATGATCCAAGAACAGATCCAAGAATTAATAGAACGTGACATTTTATTTATCAATACGAAAGGGCGTAAGATAGGTCAGATAAATGCTCTATCTGTATCAAAGATTGGAGGCTTTTCATTTGGTAGACCTACTCGTATCACATGTAGTGTTGGTTTAGGGCATAAGGGTATTATAGATATTGAAAGAGAATCAAAACTTGGTGGACGTATTCATAGTAAAGGTGTAATGATTTTATCAGGATACTTAACTTCTCATTATGCAAATAAAACACCTATCTCACTTTCTGCTAGACTAGTATTTGAACAAAGTTATCAAGAAATAGAGGGTGATAGTGCTTCAGGAGCAGAATTATGTGCATTATTATCAGCTATATCTAATTCCCCTATCAGACAAGATATAGCTATTACTGGTGCTATTGACCAAAATGGAACAATTCAAGCTGTAGGAGGTATTAACGAAAAGATTGAAAGTTTTTATGAAGTATGCAAAATGAAAGGACTATCAAATAATCAAGGTGTAATTATTCCAAAAAGGAATATACCAAACTTAATGTTAAATGAAGAGGTTGTAGAGGCCATTAAATATGGAAAGTTTAATATATACGCGATTGACGATATCAACGAGGCAATGGAAATTTTAACTGGAGTTTATTCAGGTACAAAAAAAGAAGATGGTAGTTTTGAAAAAGGAAGTATAAATGAAAAGGTATATAATTCACTTATATCTTTTGCCAAAAAGAGTGGAGTGTTTAAAGATGGGCTTTAA